One Flavobacterium sp. 90 DNA segment encodes these proteins:
- a CDS encoding OstA-like protein, producing the protein MLLLSVQSIFAQAPKKIIVENADLSEVNEVLIPGALLLSGNVKIDHDGVILTCNKAYFFQKENYIKAFGNVQLVQGDTLFLNSKYAEYSGNLKKAFATGDAVMSSPDATLQTDTINFDRNVQQVFYNTKGTIVNKDNTLVSKSGRYYVAEKKFQFLTEVTITNPKYVIKSNHLDYYSNSGHTYLFGPSTITSKTNYIYTEKGFYDTKKNLAHFLRRSYIKYDDRLIEGDSLYYNRNIEFASATRNVKITDSINRGIVKGHYAEIYKLKDSMFVTKRAVAINLVENDSVYIHGKKLMVTGKEGERIIRAFNNVRFFKIDMSGKCDSLHSDTKIALTKLIGNPIIWNGENQITGEVIHLIGDQNTRKLDSMKVLNNTFLVSKDTLGTGYNQVKGINLFGKFKDGKLHDVDVIKNTEVIYFMRNDQHELIGINKNVSSKINLLLENNAVETISFFNKVDGDIYPEADLPENARKLRGLVWRGDERIKSKDDIFTAEDNELNDKLIQEGKDEEAKNKDVPMKIRKETLDYDKKKPAVKAAAKPSAKAKTKAVK; encoded by the coding sequence TTGCTTTTGTTAAGCGTACAATCCATTTTTGCACAAGCGCCAAAAAAAATTATCGTTGAAAACGCTGATCTTTCTGAAGTTAATGAAGTTTTAATACCTGGAGCATTATTATTAAGTGGGAATGTAAAAATTGACCATGATGGTGTTATACTGACTTGTAATAAAGCCTATTTCTTTCAAAAAGAGAACTACATCAAAGCTTTTGGAAACGTGCAATTAGTGCAAGGTGATACTTTGTTTCTAAATAGTAAATATGCAGAATATAGTGGGAATCTAAAAAAAGCTTTCGCAACCGGTGATGCCGTTATGAGTTCGCCTGATGCAACTTTGCAAACCGATACGATTAATTTTGACCGAAATGTTCAGCAGGTTTTTTACAATACAAAAGGTACAATTGTCAACAAAGACAATACTTTAGTAAGTAAATCAGGTAGATATTATGTTGCAGAAAAGAAATTTCAGTTCTTAACAGAAGTTACCATAACAAACCCTAAATATGTAATAAAATCTAATCATTTAGATTATTACAGCAATTCAGGTCACACCTATCTATTTGGACCATCGACGATTACCAGCAAAACCAATTATATTTACACGGAAAAAGGCTTTTATGATACCAAGAAAAATCTCGCCCACTTTTTACGGAGATCTTATATAAAATATGACGACAGACTTATAGAAGGCGATAGTTTATATTATAATCGGAATATTGAATTTGCATCGGCAACGCGAAATGTAAAAATTACAGATTCTATAAATCGCGGAATTGTAAAAGGTCATTATGCCGAGATTTATAAACTAAAAGATTCCATGTTTGTAACCAAAAGAGCGGTTGCAATTAACCTTGTCGAAAATGACTCCGTTTATATTCACGGAAAAAAATTAATGGTAACCGGCAAAGAAGGAGAACGCATTATTAGAGCTTTTAACAATGTTCGTTTTTTCAAAATCGACATGAGCGGAAAATGTGATTCATTGCATTCAGATACTAAAATTGCCTTGACAAAACTAATTGGAAACCCAATTATATGGAACGGCGAAAATCAAATTACCGGTGAAGTTATTCATTTAATTGGTGACCAGAATACCCGAAAATTAGATTCTATGAAAGTACTCAACAACACCTTTCTCGTCTCCAAGGACACACTCGGAACCGGTTATAATCAGGTCAAGGGAATCAATTTATTTGGAAAATTTAAAGACGGAAAACTCCATGATGTAGATGTTATTAAAAACACCGAAGTCATTTATTTCATGCGAAATGATCAGCATGAACTTATAGGAATCAATAAAAATGTAAGTAGTAAAATCAATCTGCTTCTGGAGAATAATGCCGTAGAAACCATTAGCTTTTTTAATAAAGTCGATGGCGATATTTACCCTGAAGCCGATTTGCCAGAAAATGCCAGAAAATTAAGAGGTTTGGTCTGGCGTGGCGATGAACGAATAAAGTCTAAAGATGATATTTTTACCGCAGAAGACA
- a CDS encoding alpha-glucosidase — translation MKYNLFNCTFFFLLMLNINTISAQKKADQKWWKEAVFYQIYMPSYADSNGDGYGDFKGMTQKLDYLQNLGIKGIWLTPFLKSPKVDNGYDVADYYEVDPTYGNKADFDTFMNEAHKRDIKVIIDMVFNHTSTDSKWFQESRKSKDNPYRDYYIWKDEPNNWESFFGGTAWEKDTLTNQYYYHKFDKRMADLNWSNAKVVTEIQNVLRFWLDAGVDGFRLDVINFLTTNGITQDNPMKDGKQDHINDIDQKGVKDAMKIIKSTVSEYDNRFIVGEIGSDKIEVLKQYQSQDLLDVVFNFNFGSIKEFSTQCIFDELQSMEKNMSNYPTLFFGSHDMPRMIDRLANGNIEKATALTALILTAKGVPFIYYGEEIGMHNITAQNIDEMVDIQGRTHYKLAVENGKNDKEALLEGNEHNRDKSRSPMQWNANTFAGFSKGKTWIKINSDYKKTNVAVLETQKNSILNNYKKLIALRNEEKVLQYGTYENLESSKDQISFTRSFEGEKITVIINFGLKKEVHIPKNAKVLMGNKLLKSNSFIVYKN, via the coding sequence ATGAAATATAACCTTTTCAATTGTACTTTCTTTTTTTTGCTAATGTTAAATATAAACACAATTAGCGCTCAAAAAAAAGCAGACCAAAAATGGTGGAAGGAAGCTGTTTTTTATCAAATCTATATGCCAAGTTATGCCGATAGTAATGGCGACGGATATGGTGATTTTAAAGGAATGACACAAAAACTGGATTATTTACAAAATCTGGGTATAAAAGGTATTTGGCTTACTCCTTTTCTCAAATCTCCAAAAGTGGATAATGGTTATGATGTTGCTGATTATTATGAAGTTGATCCTACTTACGGAAATAAAGCAGATTTTGATACTTTCATGAATGAAGCACACAAACGAGACATTAAAGTTATTATAGATATGGTTTTTAATCATACATCTACAGATAGTAAATGGTTTCAGGAATCCAGAAAATCAAAAGACAATCCGTATCGTGATTATTATATCTGGAAAGATGAACCAAACAATTGGGAATCTTTTTTTGGAGGAACGGCATGGGAAAAAGACACTTTAACCAATCAATATTACTATCATAAATTTGATAAAAGAATGGCTGATCTTAATTGGTCAAATGCAAAAGTAGTTACTGAAATCCAGAATGTTTTGCGTTTTTGGCTGGATGCCGGTGTTGATGGTTTCCGATTAGATGTAATTAACTTTTTGACCACAAACGGAATCACACAAGATAATCCGATGAAAGACGGAAAACAAGATCACATCAACGATATTGATCAGAAAGGTGTAAAAGATGCGATGAAAATTATAAAATCTACCGTTAGCGAATATGACAATCGTTTTATTGTAGGCGAAATAGGAAGTGACAAAATCGAAGTTTTAAAGCAATATCAATCGCAGGATTTGTTAGATGTCGTTTTTAATTTCAACTTTGGAAGTATTAAAGAATTTTCTACACAATGCATTTTTGATGAATTGCAAAGTATGGAGAAAAATATGAGCAATTATCCCACTTTATTTTTTGGAAGTCACGATATGCCAAGAATGATTGATCGATTAGCAAACGGAAATATTGAGAAAGCAACAGCATTAACCGCCTTGATACTTACTGCAAAAGGAGTTCCGTTTATTTATTATGGTGAAGAGATTGGGATGCATAATATTACTGCCCAAAACATTGACGAAATGGTCGATATTCAAGGAAGAACACATTATAAACTGGCGGTCGAAAATGGCAAAAATGATAAAGAAGCACTTCTGGAAGGCAATGAACATAATCGCGATAAATCACGTAGTCCAATGCAATGGAATGCAAATACTTTTGCCGGATTTTCAAAAGGAAAAACCTGGATTAAGATTAATTCCGATTATAAAAAAACAAATGTTGCCGTTTTAGAAACTCAAAAGAATTCTATTCTTAACAACTATAAAAAACTCATAGCTTTAAGAAATGAGGAAAAAGTTTTGCAATATGGAACTTATGAAAACCTTGAATCTTCAAAAGATCAAATTTCATTTACAAGATCTTTCGAAGGTGAAAAAATTACTGTTATAATTAACTTTGGTTTAAAAAAGGAAGTACATATACCAAAGAATGCCAAGGTTTTAATGGGGAATAAACTTCTAAAATCAAACAGCTTTATTGTTTATAAAAATTAA